The segment GCTCGGGTCACGAGCGCCAGTTGAGTACAGGTTCAATGGCTTCTCCCGTATCCCTGCCCCTGGGGCCGGTCATGCTCGATGTGAACGGTCTGGAACTCACCCCGGAAGACCGTGAACGCCTGCGCCACCCGGCGACAGGCGGCGTCATCCTCTTTGCCCGCAACGCTGGTACGCCGGAGCAGGTGAGGGCGCTCACCGATGCGATACGCGCGGAGCGACCCGGCATCCTGATCGCCGTGGATCAGGAGGGCGGACGCGTGCAACGGCTGCGGGACGGCTTCACCGCGCTACCGCCCATGCGCGAGCTGGGGCATGTCGATGATTACGATCGCAACAAGGCCTGCGAACTCGCCAATGCGACCGGGGAATTGCTGGCGCTGGAGCTGCGCGAGGCGGGCATCGATTTCAGCTTCACCCCGGTACTGGACCGGGACATCGGTGTCAGCGAGGTGATTGGGGATCGTGCGTTCCACCATGATCCCGATGTCATCGCACGCCTGGCCGGCGACCTGATTCGCGGGCTCGCGGCCGGCGGCATGGCCAGTGTGGGCAAGCATTTCCCCGGACACGGGGCCGTCCAGGCGGATTCCCATATCGCACTCCCGGTGGATGACCGCCCGCTGGCCGAGATCGAGGCCGACGATATCGCGGCCTTTCGCCCGGTGCTGGGCGATCTCGATGCCGTGATGCCCGCCCATGTGCTGTACCCACAGGTGGATGACCAGCCCGCCGGATTCTCGCGGATCTGGCTACAGGACATCCTGCGCCGCGAACTGCGGTTCCGCGGGGCAATTCTCAGCGATGATCTGGCTATGGCCGGTGCCGAGGCCATCGGCAGCCCGGCCGAGCGGGCCGCGGCGGCGCGGGCGGCAGGCTGCGACATGGTGCTGATCTGCAACCAGCCCGAGCAGGCAGACGCCATCCTCGAGGCGCAGCAGGGACAGCCGCTCGACGCCCACGCTTTAGGAAGGGTCGAGGCGTTGCGAGCACAATCCATTGCGCATGATCCCAGGCGGATTCATGCCCTTCGCGCTCAGCTGCATCACTGGCTTGCGGCCCGGCAGGCAGCGACTGCCTGAAGACCCCGCCCCCCGAGCGGAGGAGTTACTCCCGCGGGCACATTGGCGCACAGGCGCTGGCACGCCTATAATGCGCCACCGGTTTGCGCTTGAGCAGCTGTTAATATTCACACTCACCACTGAAGTTGGAGATCAAAAATGGCCGACAAGCTCCTGATCGTCATGGTTAACACCGATCCGAGCAACCCGTCTGAGCTGGGTGCCCCGTTCTTCCAGGCCACCGTGGCCGCCGCGATGGAATATGACGTTGAAGTCGTAATGACCGGTCGTGCCGGCGAGCTGGCCAAGAAGGGCGTTGCCGAAAACCTGTTTGTCCAGGAAGGCTCCAGCAAGAGCGTCTACGACTTCATGAAAGACGCTCACGAAGCCGGCGTGGTGATGAAGGTCTGCACCCCGACTCTGGATCTGTGGGGCAACGACCTGATCCCGGAAATCGAAGAAACCGTGGGCGGCGCCTACGTGATTTCCGAAGCCATGGACGACGACACCGTGACCTTTACCTACTAAGGGTCTACCCGTCCGTCGCTTTGCCATCCGGCCGGCCATTGCGCCGGCCGGTTGCGTTTATGGACCCTGTAAAGCCCGCTCATACCGGACCCAGGCCTTGCCGTCTGTCAGACGCTCGGCCAACATCCTTCCTCCAAACCACCACCGCAGGACCCTTGATGAGCCCGGAACAGGCCCGCGCAACGCTCCGAGATGCCGATTGCCTATACAGCCGCGATGCAGTCGAGACCGCGATCGACCGCCTGGCGGAACGCACGGCACAGGTGCTCAAGGACCGCAACCCCCTGGTCCTGGGCGTGATGAATGGCGGGGTCGTCCTGATGGGCGGGCTGCTGACCCGCTGGTCGTTTCCAATGCAGGTCGATTATCTGCATGCCACGCGCTATCGCGGCGGCACGCGGGGCGGGGAGCAGCTGCACTGGCTCGCGCGCCCCCAGACACCGATCAAGGGCCGTACCGTCGTGATCGTGGATGACATCCTCGATGGTGGCATTACCCTGGAAGGCATCCAGGCTTTCTGCGAAGAGCAGGGCGCCGAGAAGGTCTATTCCGTTGTACTGGTGGACAAGGCCAATCCCGAACGCGATCCGGCCATTACCGTCGATTTCGCGGCCCTGGAGGTACCGAATCGGTACGTGTTTGGCTACGGGATGGATTACCAGGACTACCTCCGCAACGCACCCGGCATTTTTGCCGTCGCGAACCACTAGGGATACCCGCGATATGTCGACACCCCGTCTTGCCGTGATCGGCGGCACCGGCCTGACCCAGCTGAAGTCGCTGGAGATTACCCGCAGACAGGTCATGCATACCCCGTATGGCGAACCGTCGGGACCATTGGTCTTCGGTCGGCTGAATGACACGGAGATCGTCTTCCTCCCTCGGCACGGGGCCCGTCACACCATCCCGCCGCACCAGGTGAACTACCGGGCCAACATCTGGGCCTTGAAGCATGCCGGAGTCGATAACGTGATTGCGGTCGCGGCCGTGGGCGGCATTACCGAAGCCATGAAGCCGGGCATGATCGCGATTCCCGATCAGATCATCGATTACACCTGGTCACGCGCTAATACCTTTTTCGAAGGCGGCGACCTCGAAGAGGTCACCCATATCGACATGACCTGGCCCTACAACCAGGGCGTGCGGGAGACCCTGCTGAACGCGATTGATGACCTGTGCATCGAAGCGGCAGACCGAGGGACATATGGGGCTACCCAGGGCCCGCGGCTGGAGACGGCCGCCGAGATCGACCGCATGGCGCGAGACGGCTGCGACCTGGTGGGAATGACCGGCATGCCGGAGACGGCGCTGGCGCGCGAGCTGGAGCTGAATTACGCCTGCTGCGCCGTGATCGCCAACTGGGCGGCCGGTCGTGCCGAGGGCGAGATCACCATGGACGAGATCGGTCGAAACCTGGATCAAGGGATGGCACGGGTGAAGGATGTGCTCACGCACGTGATCGAGACGTTGTCCTGAACCGCAGGGACGAGGCTGACGAGCGCCGTTTCCGGCGAGGGGGCACGTCGACTAGAACAAGCGGCGGTGCCTCACGGATCCAGGACTTAACATAATATGTATTATGCGTCGTTATGGGTGGCGTTGGTCAAGTGCCCCTGTCACCGGATCCTCAGGTTCATGGTGCTGTTCAGACCATGGCAACGGGAACGCGTGACATGGCCGTTTTTCGTCAGGACCAGATCCAGATACCCCGGCCCGCTGAGTTGTACAACCCTGCAATCCACGCCGATCCCCTCAAATTCCACTTCCAGTGGCACGACGCCTTCGAATTCCACTTCCTCGACGTCGTGGGTTCGGGTGACCGTGCAGGTAATGGAATACGCGGTACCCTCGGGCCCGGAGGCTTGCAGGCCGATACGCGATTCGTTGGGCGATGTCGACATCGCGTGAACACCTCTCCAGGCCAAGGGCAATCCGTCAGGGATCGCCAGGAACATGACGGACCAGGATGCCTGGCCGATCGCGGGTGTCGGGGTCGAGGTAAATTCCGGCATCGCCTGGCAGGCGCTCGCGGGCCCCCTCGGCGGGTGCAGGCACGACGGCGGCCTCCGACCGTTAATCCAACTGCAGTATGGCGGTCGGATTGACGGCAGGCATCAGAATAACGGGTGGTTTTTCGGGAGAGCTTTGTCGGTCGTTATCACGCGAGAAGTATGAGCCATGTGATTGCGAATCGATCGAGGATCGCCGGCTCGGTCAGCCGTTCGTCCTACGCTCCAGATTTGATCGATGGCGCAGGTACATCCGCTCCAGGCATTGCGCCCGCCTCGCCTGGTGAGGACGGTTTGGCAAATACAGCCGCCCTCACCCCATCCCTCCGGCCCGGGGTGCCGGGGGCCAGCGCAGGTTAGACGGCGCGTGCCTCCGTGCGACGACGACGCCACATAACCTGGGGTGGCGGAGCCCCCAGATGATCCTTGGCCCAATTGATCGCCTGCGTGCGGTTCTTGACCTCGATCTTGCGGAAAATGTTGTACAGGTGGGATTTGACCGTGTGCTCACTGATAAACAGCTGCTTCGCGATATTCATGTTCGTTTCGCCTGAACCCAGCATGGCGAGGATTTCCAGTTCGCGCTGGGTCAACCCACAGGCGGGCCGATAGGTGTTGGTCCGTTGCTGACGATACAGCCGCACCAGCCGTGTCATCAGGTGACGGGACATCCAGAAGTCGCCGTTCAGCAGGCACAGGATCCCCTTGCACAAAAGGTCCAGCTGATCCGTCTTGTAAAAAATGCCCTGCAGGTAAAGCACATCCAGGAGTCGGAGTGCCTCGTCTTCGTTCGGAATATTGAATCCGGCGAAGACCGTTTTTGCCCCGTCCGCGACGGCCTGCTGCACATGCCCAATATCGCGCTCGTCCAGGGCGCTGGCGTCAAACAGTGCAAGACTGTAATCCCTGAGCGTCTGGGCGACCTTTGGGGACCCGGGCTCCAGCCCTGTTACCGAGCATTTGGTTTTCTCGGAAACGTACTCGATAAACAGCGCCGACTGGGGGGATGCCGAGGTTACAATCAGTACTTGTGAATCATCGTTTAAATCGCTCATGCCGTCACCTTCTCTCCATATTTGAAGCATTGATATTGGAAAGACGAGGCGGGTCCGAGTCAACCGATTAGATTTGTCAGACTTGCCTCTGGAGCCCTTCCGATGGGCCTAATACCAACTACGTATCCGTACTTTTAAAAAGTATATAGGCACAGGTCCGATGGCCCGTCAAGCACAGAGCGATGAAACTCACCCGGAGAATACACAGAATGACTAGGCGGTCTAAGGTTGATGTGTGGCGCGGTGGATACCCTCGGTCATCACCTCGACAAGGAAGTCGATCTCGTCCTCGGTAATCACGTAGGGCGGCATGAGGTAGGAGACATTACCCAATGGACGCAAAAGCGCACCCCGAGTAAGGGCATGCCGGTAGATTTCCAGGCCTCGACGTTCCTGCCAGGGATAAGGCGTACGGGAGGCCTTGTCTTGTACGAGTTCTACCGCAGCAATCATGCCGTGCTGCCGCACGTCCGCCACATGGGGGTGATCGGCGAGCGGTGCAAGGCGCTTTTTGATGTGAGACGCCAGCACTTTGTTACGTTCAAGAACGAGTTCAGAAGTAAAGATGTCCAGCGTCGCTAGCGCGGCACGACAGGCCAAAGGATTACCCGTATACGAATGTGAATGGAGAAACATATTGAGTTTCTCGTAATCATCGTAAAAGGCGTTGTAGATATCATCGGACGTCAGAACAGCGGCCATGGGCAGATATCCGCCTGTCAGCCCCTTGGACAGACACAGAAAGTCCGGGACCACGGGCCCCTGCTCGCAGGCGAACATGGTTCCCGTTCGGCCAAAACCCACCGCAATCTCGTCGGCGATCAGGTGAACGCCATGGCGATCACAGGCGGCGCGGAGCAGACGCAGGTACTCAGGGTCGTACATGCGCATGTGCCCTGCGCACTGCACCAGCGGCTCCACGATGACGGCACAAACCTCGTCCGCGTGTTCGGCGAGCGCGGCCTCCATATGGGTGAACTGGCGGCGCGCTACATCGGCACAGCTCTCCCCTGGCTCGCGTTCGTAGCAGTCCGGTGCCGGTACGGTGATCACATCCAGCATCAGGGGCTTGTAAGTGGCGCTGTAGAGCGGGACATCGCTGACGGAAAGCGCCCCGAGGGTCTCCCCGTGGTAGCTGTTGGACAGCCGTATGAATCGGGTCTTTTCGCTCCGGCCACTGTTCAGCCAGTAGTGGAAGCTCATCTTGAGTGCGACCTCCACCCCGGCACTCCCGTTGTCCGCCAGAAACACCCGATCGAGCCCATCGGGGGTGAGGTCGATCAGCCGTTCACACAGCTCCACGACCGGCTCATGCGTGCAGCCCGCAAGAATCACATGTTCGAGCTCGTCCAGCTGGTCGCGTACCGCAGCATTGATCCGGGGATTCGCATGGCCGAACAGGTTGACCCACCAGGAGCTGATGGCATCGAGATACCGATTGCCGTCGAAGTCGTACAGCCAGACGCCCTCCCCGCGCTGGATCGGGAGCAGGGGCAAGGTCCCCTCCTCTCCGTAATCCTTCATCTGGGTGCAGGGGTGCCAGAGGGCACGCAGGTCCCGGCGTTTGAGCTGTTCGTTGTCCATGCAGTGAATTCTCGGGCGCTGTGGCTCCTCTGCGCTGGAAAGAAGGCGCCGGAGGGGCGAGTTTTTCGATGCGCGGAAAGTAGCAGGGGGTCCGTGGCCGGACAAGGCATCCCGCCTGTGCCCCGGGATTCAGCCACCCCCCTCTTCTGGGGTACCCTTTGCTGCCGGCCAGGAGGATCCCATGCACCCCGAATTTCCGCAGCAAGACATCATTCACCTCAACCACGCGGCGGTGGGCGCCTGGCCAAGGCGCACCGAAGAGGCGGTTTGCGAGTTCGCGCGCGAGAACGTCCGTCAGGGATCGAAGGACTACGGCCGATGGCTCAAGCAGGTGGATGCGACGCGCGAGCTGGCACGCGCCCTGATCGGCGCTCGCGATGCGGCGGATATCGCCTTCGTCAAGAACACCTCGGAAGCGCTGTCGATGGTGGCGTTCGGTCTGCCCTGGTCGGCGGGAGACAATATCGTCTTTCCGGCCGGGGAGTTCCCATCCAACCGGGTCGTCTGGCACGCGGCGGGCGAACGGTTCGGCGTCGAGGTGCGCGAGGTCGAGGTCGGCGATGAACCCGAACGCGACCTGCTGGCTGCCTGCGACCGTCAGACGCGGCTGGTCGCAACCAGTGCGGTGCGTTATGACTCGGGCATACGCGTGGATATCCAGGCACTCGGGGCGGAGCTGCGCGCCCGCGGGATCCTGTTCTGTGTCGACGCGATCCAGCACCTGGGCGCGCTGCACTTCGACGCTCCGGGTTGCCACGCAGACTTCGTGATGGCGGATGGCCACAAGTGGATGCTGGCACCCGAGGGAATCGGGATCTTCTACGTGAACCCGGAGATTCGCGAACAGCTGCGGTTACAAGAGTACGGCTGGAACATGCTGGCCCACGCCGGTGACTTCGCAAACCCGAGCCTGACCCCTGCCCCGTCGGCGCGCCGATTCGAGCCGGGCAGCCACAACATGCTGGGCATCCATGCGCTGCATGCCAGCCTCTCGCTACTGCTGGAGGTGGGGATCGAGAACATCGACCACGACATCTGCTTCCACTGGCACCACCTGGCCGAGGAACTAGAGGCGATGGGGTGCGAGGTGCTTACGCCGCGTGTCCGTCGTGCGGGGATTCTGACCTTCCGCCCGCCTGCGGCAGATCTCGACACCGTTTACGCTCAGCTCCAGGCTGGCGGAGTCCTGTGCGCGGTACGGGGTGGGGGTATCCGCTTCTCGCCCCATTACTACCTGACGGATCAGCAGATCGAGCGTGCTCTGGATCAGGTGCAGAAGGCTCTCGGGATCGCGGCCTGACAGGCCGGAGCAATCCAACAGTTCAAAACGTGTGGGTCTTGCGGTCCGAGTTGAGCATGCCGCCCAGGTGTTCCTCGATTCGACGGTGTGTCACACCCTTGTCGGACTTGTTGAACTGTACGCCGACGCCACGCAGTCGGTTGCCCTGCGCCCTCGGCGGTGTGATCCACACCACCGTGCACGGGGTCGGCAGGCGGTCAGAGTCGTCCAGCAACGACAACAACAGGAAGACCTGGTCTCCGAGCTTGTAGGACTTGTCGGTAGGGATAAACAGCCCGCCGTTGGTCACGAAGGGCATGTAAGCGGCGTACAGCGCCGGTTTTTCCTTGATTGCCAAGGTCAGCATGCCCTGCCCGGCCATGTTCCCTCCCGTGACGGTGTCTGGACTAGCGAGTATCCCCTATCCCGCGTGGCGCGCGCCACCCCCTTGGGGCATCCTGTCAGCGTCGCCCCAGCGCAAGCGCGATGGTCTCGCTGCGAAGCGCCGGATTCAGGTTTGCGCCACTCTGGCGTTGCCACTCCAGTGACTGCTGCGCCAGCCAGGCGAGACGACGCGCGCCGCGCGCGCGTGCGAAGTCCAGCAGGCGGTCGCGCGGAAATTGCTCGCCAAAGGTATCCAGTTGCCCCGCAAGCAGCAGGCGCTGCGCCGATAACAGCAAGGCCTGCAGGCGCGGGAGCAAGCGTTCCGGAACGCTGCGCTGCAGGGCGGCAGCACTAGAATGCAGATCTGCCGCATTCAGGAGCCCAGTCAGGATCTGACGATCGGTCTCCCAGGCCTCCAGCGCCGCGGAATCCGTCAGGATCTCCCGCGCCAGCAGCGGACGATTGAGGCTCGCAGCGTAGGCTTCAGCCACCCGTTCATGCTGATCGGTTTCAGCCGCAAGCCACTCGTGGACCTGTTCTATCGAAGGACTGACGACATCGACTTGCTGGCAACGGCTGCGAATGGTTGCGGGCAGACTGGCGGGACGCGCGGCCTCGAGAAACAGCGTAGCCCCGGCGGGCGGTTCTTCCAGTGTCTTCAGCAGGGCGTTGGCCGCGTTCACGT is part of the Thioalkalivibrio sp. K90mix genome and harbors:
- a CDS encoding hypoxanthine-guanine phosphoribosyltransferase; translated protein: MSPEQARATLRDADCLYSRDAVETAIDRLAERTAQVLKDRNPLVLGVMNGGVVLMGGLLTRWSFPMQVDYLHATRYRGGTRGGEQLHWLARPQTPIKGRTVVIVDDILDGGITLEGIQAFCEEQGAEKVYSVVLVDKANPERDPAITVDFAALEVPNRYVFGYGMDYQDYLRNAPGIFAVANH
- a CDS encoding aminotransferase class V-fold PLP-dependent enzyme, whose translation is MHPEFPQQDIIHLNHAAVGAWPRRTEEAVCEFARENVRQGSKDYGRWLKQVDATRELARALIGARDAADIAFVKNTSEALSMVAFGLPWSAGDNIVFPAGEFPSNRVVWHAAGERFGVEVREVEVGDEPERDLLAACDRQTRLVATSAVRYDSGIRVDIQALGAELRARGILFCVDAIQHLGALHFDAPGCHADFVMADGHKWMLAPEGIGIFYVNPEIREQLRLQEYGWNMLAHAGDFANPSLTPAPSARRFEPGSHNMLGIHALHASLSLLLEVGIENIDHDICFHWHHLAEELEAMGCEVLTPRVRRAGILTFRPPAADLDTVYAQLQAGGVLCAVRGGGIRFSPHYYLTDQQIERALDQVQKALGIAA
- a CDS encoding adenosylmethionine--8-amino-7-oxononanoate transaminase: MDNEQLKRRDLRALWHPCTQMKDYGEEGTLPLLPIQRGEGVWLYDFDGNRYLDAISSWWVNLFGHANPRINAAVRDQLDELEHVILAGCTHEPVVELCERLIDLTPDGLDRVFLADNGSAGVEVALKMSFHYWLNSGRSEKTRFIRLSNSYHGETLGALSVSDVPLYSATYKPLMLDVITVPAPDCYEREPGESCADVARRQFTHMEAALAEHADEVCAVIVEPLVQCAGHMRMYDPEYLRLLRAACDRHGVHLIADEIAVGFGRTGTMFACEQGPVVPDFLCLSKGLTGGYLPMAAVLTSDDIYNAFYDDYEKLNMFLHSHSYTGNPLACRAALATLDIFTSELVLERNKVLASHIKKRLAPLADHPHVADVRQHGMIAAVELVQDKASRTPYPWQERRGLEIYRHALTRGALLRPLGNVSYLMPPYVITEDEIDFLVEVMTEGIHRATHQP
- a CDS encoding S-methyl-5'-thioinosine phosphorylase; this translates as MSTPRLAVIGGTGLTQLKSLEITRRQVMHTPYGEPSGPLVFGRLNDTEIVFLPRHGARHTIPPHQVNYRANIWALKHAGVDNVIAVAAVGGITEAMKPGMIAIPDQIIDYTWSRANTFFEGGDLEEVTHIDMTWPYNQGVRETLLNAIDDLCIEAADRGTYGATQGPRLETAAEIDRMARDGCDLVGMTGMPETALARELELNYACCAVIANWAAGRAEGEITMDEIGRNLDQGMARVKDVLTHVIETLS
- a CDS encoding LuxR C-terminal-related transcriptional regulator, which produces MSDLNDDSQVLIVTSASPQSALFIEYVSEKTKCSVTGLEPGSPKVAQTLRDYSLALFDASALDERDIGHVQQAVADGAKTVFAGFNIPNEDEALRLLDVLYLQGIFYKTDQLDLLCKGILCLLNGDFWMSRHLMTRLVRLYRQQRTNTYRPACGLTQRELEILAMLGSGETNMNIAKQLFISEHTVKSHLYNIFRKIEVKNRTQAINWAKDHLGAPPPQVMWRRRRTEARAV
- the nagZ gene encoding beta-N-acetylhexosaminidase; its protein translation is MLDVNGLELTPEDRERLRHPATGGVILFARNAGTPEQVRALTDAIRAERPGILIAVDQEGGRVQRLRDGFTALPPMRELGHVDDYDRNKACELANATGELLALELREAGIDFSFTPVLDRDIGVSEVIGDRAFHHDPDVIARLAGDLIRGLAAGGMASVGKHFPGHGAVQADSHIALPVDDRPLAEIEADDIAAFRPVLGDLDAVMPAHVLYPQVDDQPAGFSRIWLQDILRRELRFRGAILSDDLAMAGAEAIGSPAERAAAARAAGCDMVLICNQPEQADAILEAQQGQPLDAHALGRVEALRAQSIAHDPRRIHALRAQLHHWLAARQAATA
- a CDS encoding DsrE family protein, which codes for MADKLLIVMVNTDPSNPSELGAPFFQATVAAAMEYDVEVVMTGRAGELAKKGVAENLFVQEGSSKSVYDFMKDAHEAGVVMKVCTPTLDLWGNDLIPEIEETVGGAYVISEAMDDDTVTFTY
- a CDS encoding DNA-directed DNA polymerase translates to MANQDHAPGRLMPIQPPWLEPIRKRLVRRGRDGRLPSGILITGSPGLGKTLLTTSVVQSLLCQRASGNEPACGECNACRSLEGGVHPEVRLLEPAEPGKDILVDAVRDATEFLTLSGSGGALRALIIRPADALNVNAANALLKTLEEPPAGATLFLEAARPASLPATIRSRCQQVDVVSPSIEQVHEWLAAETDQHERVAEAYAASLNRPLLAREILTDSAALEAWETDRQILTGLLNAADLHSSAAALQRSVPERLLPRLQALLLSAQRLLLAGQLDTFGEQFPRDRLLDFARARGARRLAWLAQQSLEWQRQSGANLNPALRSETIALALGRR
- a CDS encoding PilZ domain-containing protein, giving the protein MAGQGMLTLAIKEKPALYAAYMPFVTNGGLFIPTDKSYKLGDQVFLLLSLLDDSDRLPTPCTVVWITPPRAQGNRLRGVGVQFNKSDKGVTHRRIEEHLGGMLNSDRKTHTF